A window from Solanum stenotomum isolate F172 chromosome 5, ASM1918654v1, whole genome shotgun sequence encodes these proteins:
- the LOC125866375 gene encoding protein SCARECROW, translated as MAKALPVSGENCTGVNVVGDSSGEKLQATTSKELFHCENGKMVRKRAASDMEIQTGAGEEHRYLRRPAIIGGSHSQVGDLRVCGNSNFGHGMNSNTTTMTTTQVSNYSTMQMLPSSTNLCGVTSRGGPGIDTGFSNSTPNLTYTDAITSHHQPPQGTQTQNNNSNNQSPSVCVFSGLPLFPPDRNRQNSGLLLQQPPAAAAAVVSSPLTTGRIDSMEDSTSATAWIDSIIKDLINSSAQVSVPQLIQNVREIIHPCNPYLASLLEYRLRSLTSNNNGGADQNDPMECWRRKESLPPQLAGLQQAQNNANLLQHNILSLPDSSNNQYLNWEIANAPVAPSLNQHQQLGGNNPTATDLSFVTLSPQVQQQQQQESPHSRSHSQQQAAVDLEQQQKQQQSSSSLSPTSVADNSAKTKTSTPAPPVPINTYREKKEEERQQKRDEEGLHLLTLLLQCAEAVSADNLEEANKMLLEVSELSTPFGTSAQRVAAYFSEAMSARLLNSCLGIYAALPMTSVPMLYTQKMASAFQVFNGISPFIKFSHFTANQAIQEAFEREDRVHIIDLDIMQGLQWPGLFHILASRPGGPPFVRLTGLGTSMDALEATGKRLSDFAERLGLPFEFLPVADKVGNLDPEKLNVSKREAVAVHWLQHSLYDVTGSDSNTLSLLQRLAPKVVTVVEQDLSHAGSFLGRFVEAIHYYSALFDSLGACYGEESEERHVVEQQLLSKEIRNVLAVGGPSRSGDAKFNNWREKLQQSGFRCLSLAGNAAAQATLLLGMFPSHGYTLVEDNGTLKLGWKDLCLFTASAWRPNSLHAAPGSRHFSRPNMD; from the exons aTGGCGAAGGCTTTACCTGTGAGTGGTGAGAACTGCACCGGTGTAAACGTTGTTGGTGATAGTAGTGGTGAGAAACTGCAGGCTACTACAAGCAAGGAGCTTTTTCACTGTGAAAACGGAAAAATGGTTAGGAAGAGAGCGGCGTCTGACATGGAGATCCAGACCGGCGCCGGTGAAGAGCATAGATATCTACGCCGGCCTGCTATAATAGGCGGGTCTCACTCTCAGGTTGGTGATTTAAGGGTTTGTGGCAATAGTAATTTTGGTCATGGTATGAACAGTAATACGACGACGATGACGACGACCCAGGTTTCTAACTACTCCACTATGCAAATGTTACCTTCTTCCACGAACTTGTGCGGTGTGACGTCAAGAGGAGGGCCTGGGATTGATACTGGATTTTCTAATTCAACCCCAAACCTAACTTACACAGACGCCATAACATCGCATCATCAGCCACCACAAGGTACTCAAACCCAGAACAACAACAGCAACAATCAATCCCCATCTGTTTGTGTTTTCTCCGGTTTGCCCCTTTTTCCTCCGGATAGAAACCGACAAAACAGCGGTTTACTACTGCAGCAACCTCCTGCTGCTGCAGCAGCTGTTGTATCTTCACCTCTTACAACTGGAAGAATCGATTCCATGGAGGATAGCACGTCGGCAACGGCATGGATTGACAGTATTATAAAGGATTTAATCAACAGCTCCGCTCAAGTATCGGTGCCCCAACTCATCCAGAATGTAAGGGAGATAATCCACCCTTGCAATCCGTATCTCGCATCCCTGCTGGAGTACCGGCTTCGCTCTCTCACTAGTAATAATAATGGTGGTGCTGATCAAAATGACCCCATGGAGTGCTGGAGAAGAAAAGAATCGCTGCCGCCACAGCTCGCTGGTTTACAACAGGCCCAAAATAATGCCAATTTATTACAGCACAATATTTTATCCCTTCCTGATTCCTCAAATAATCAATACTTAAACTGGGAAATAGCTAACGCTCCGGTGGCGCCTTCTCTGAACCAGCACCAGCAGCTTGGCGGCAATAATCCTACTGCAACAGATCTTTCATTTGTTACACTTTCTCCTCAAGTGCAGCAACAGCAACAACAAGAATCTCCTCATTCTCGTTCTCATTCTCAGCAACAGGCAGCAGTAGACTTAGAGCAACAACAGAAGCAGCAGCAATCTTCTAGTTCTCTATCTCCAACGTCTGTAGCTGACAATAGTGCCAAAACAAAAACTTCAACACCAGCTCCACCAGTCCCGATCAACACATACcgagaaaaaaaggaagaagagcGACAACAGAAGAGGGATGAAGAAGGATTACACCTTCTGACCTTGCTATTGCAGTGTGCAGAAGCCGTATCCGCTGATAATTTAGAAGAGGCAAATAAAATGCTATTAGAAGTATCCGAACTCTCCACGCCGTTTGGCACATCTGCACAGCGTGTTGCTGCATATTTCTCAGAGGCCATGTCAGCAAGGCTGTTGAATTCATGCTTAGGAATATACGCAGCCCTACCAATGACTAGCGTCCCCATGCTTTACACACAGAAAATGGCATCCGCTTTCCAGGTGTTTAACGGAATCAGCCCCTTCATTAAATTCTCACATTTCACCGCCAATCAAGCTATACAAGAAGCTTTCGAGAGAGAAGACCGGGtacacataatcgaccttgaTATAATGCAAGGTCTTCAATGGCCCGGTCTTTTCCACATCTTGGCTTCCAGGCCCGGTGGACCTCCTTTTGTTCGGCTCACCGGGCTTGGAACATCCATGGATGCTCTTGAAGCAACCGGCAAACGACTATCCGATTTTGCCGAGAGATTAGGCCTTCCTTTCGAGTTTTTACCAGTTGCTGATAAAGTTGGAAACTTAGACCCTGAGAAATTGAATGTGAGCAAGAGAGAAGCTGTAGCGGTTCATTGGTTGCAACATTCCCTTTACGATGTTACTGGCAGCGACTCTAATACACTCTCCCTCTTGCAAAG GTTGGCTCCGAAGGTGGTGACGGTTGTGGAGCAGGATCTGAGCCACGCGGGTTCATTCCTGGGGAGGTTTGTAGAGGCAATACATTACTACTCAGCTCTATTTGACTCACTGGGCGCATGCTACGGGGAGGAGAGTGAAGAAAGGCATGTGGTGGAGCAACAACTATTGTCTAAGGAGATACGTAATGTACTAGCAGTAGGAGGTCCATCAAGGAGCGGGGACGCGAAATTCAACAACTGGAGAGAGAAGCTTCAACAGTCTGGATTTCGATGCTTGTCTCTTGCAGGTAATGCTGCTGCACAAGCTACTCTTTTACTCGGAATGTTCCCGTCTCATGGATACACTTTGGTTGAGGATAATGGAACTCTTAAGCTTGGATGGAAAGATCTTTGCTTGTTTACTGCTTCTGCATGGAGGCCTAATTCATTGCATGCTGCACCAGGTTCTCGTCACTTCTCTCGTCCTAATATGGATTAG